From Yersinia hibernica, a single genomic window includes:
- a CDS encoding porin OmpC, with product MKLRVLSLLVPALLVAGSAGAAEIYNKDGNKLDLYGKIDGLHYFSDDKSKDGDQSYMRFGLKGETQITDQLTGYGQWEYQANLNKAEDQDQNNFTRIGFAGLKFTDFGSFDYGRNYGVLYDVTSWTDVLPEFGGDTYGADNFLSQRGNGMATYRNTNFFGLVDGLNFALQYQGKNGSGTETNNGRDVQGQNGDGYGMSLSYDLGWGVSASAAMASSKRTDEQNQLAFGHGDRADAYTGGLKYDANNVYLAATYAQTYNLTRFGNFNNNTDSGFANKAQNIELVAQYQFDFGLRPSVAYLQSKGKDLGNGYGDQDLLKYVDVGATYYFNKNMSTYVDYKINLLDENQFTKNAGINTDDIVAVGLVYQF from the coding sequence ATGAAACTTCGAGTTCTTTCCCTGCTTGTTCCAGCTCTATTAGTTGCCGGCAGCGCAGGCGCGGCTGAAATTTACAACAAAGACGGTAACAAACTGGACTTGTATGGCAAAATCGATGGTCTGCATTATTTTTCTGACGACAAAAGCAAAGATGGCGACCAATCTTACATGCGTTTTGGCCTGAAAGGCGAAACACAAATTACTGATCAACTGACCGGTTACGGCCAGTGGGAATATCAGGCGAATTTAAATAAAGCTGAAGATCAGGATCAAAACAACTTTACCCGTATTGGCTTCGCGGGTTTGAAATTCACTGATTTCGGTTCTTTCGATTACGGTCGTAACTACGGTGTGCTGTACGACGTAACTTCATGGACTGACGTGCTGCCAGAGTTCGGTGGCGATACTTACGGTGCGGACAACTTCCTGTCACAACGTGGTAACGGCATGGCGACTTACCGTAACACCAACTTCTTTGGTCTGGTGGATGGTCTGAACTTTGCCCTGCAATATCAAGGTAAAAATGGCAGCGGTACTGAAACCAACAATGGCCGTGATGTACAAGGTCAGAATGGTGACGGTTACGGTATGTCCTTGTCTTATGACTTGGGCTGGGGCGTGAGCGCTTCTGCTGCGATGGCCAGTTCTAAACGTACTGATGAGCAGAATCAACTGGCATTTGGCCATGGTGACCGTGCGGATGCATACACCGGTGGTTTGAAATACGATGCGAACAATGTTTATCTGGCCGCAACGTATGCCCAGACTTACAACCTGACTCGCTTCGGTAACTTCAATAATAACACCGACTCTGGCTTTGCTAACAAAGCACAGAACATCGAGTTAGTCGCTCAGTATCAATTTGACTTTGGTCTGCGTCCATCCGTAGCTTACCTGCAATCTAAAGGTAAAGATCTTGGCAACGGCTATGGTGACCAGGATCTGCTGAAATATGTTGATGTCGGTGCGACTTACTACTTCAACAAAAACATGTCCACCTATGTTGATTACAAAATCAACCTGTTGGATGAAAACCAGTTCACCAAAAATGCCGGTATCAACACTGATGATATCGTAGCGGTTGGTTTGGTTTACCAGTTCTAA
- the ampH gene encoding D-alanyl-D-alanine-carboxypeptidase/endopeptidase AmpH has protein sequence MDKRLLKHFSSPLLAATLFALPLYSHANTALLTSQVVDQHAEHIFYNSGAMGMALVVIDNNQVVNRSFGETKPGNNLRPRPDSLIRIASITKLMTSEVMVKLAEDGTVKLTDPLQKWAPKGAKVPTYNAKQPITLLNLASHTSGLPREQPGGPQKRPVFTWPTKDNRWQWLKLAKVTVPPGVKAAYSNLAYDLLADALSRAAGKPYSNLLRDKITAPLGMRNTTLTPTAEQCSRLMIGVGSSRCENTVAAAGSGGVYSTPEDMQRWMQQFLASNSNARKSTAKREQALYFQRRDLVSLKGMDVAGQADALGLGWVYMAPNADLPGIMQKTGGGGGFITYMAMIPEKNIGVFVVVTRTQLTKFTNMSDGVNQLVAQLAKNS, from the coding sequence ATGGACAAAAGATTGCTGAAACATTTCTCCTCCCCGCTGCTGGCCGCAACTCTGTTCGCTCTTCCGTTGTACAGCCATGCCAATACCGCCCTTTTGACATCGCAAGTTGTTGATCAACATGCTGAACATATCTTCTATAACAGTGGTGCCATGGGGATGGCGCTGGTAGTTATTGATAACAATCAAGTGGTCAACCGCAGTTTTGGGGAAACCAAACCCGGTAATAATCTGCGCCCACGACCAGATTCATTGATCCGCATTGCCTCGATCACCAAGCTTATGACCAGTGAAGTGATGGTGAAACTGGCCGAGGACGGTACGGTAAAATTAACTGACCCCTTGCAAAAATGGGCCCCCAAAGGAGCCAAAGTTCCAACTTATAATGCAAAACAGCCTATTACTCTGCTGAATCTGGCCAGCCACACCAGTGGCCTGCCCCGCGAACAACCTGGCGGCCCACAGAAAAGGCCGGTCTTTACCTGGCCAACCAAAGATAACCGCTGGCAATGGCTTAAACTGGCCAAAGTGACCGTTCCACCCGGTGTAAAGGCGGCTTATTCCAATTTAGCTTACGATCTGCTGGCTGACGCGCTGTCACGCGCCGCAGGTAAACCTTATTCCAACTTGTTGCGTGATAAAATCACCGCTCCACTGGGGATGCGCAACACCACCCTCACCCCCACGGCAGAACAATGCAGCCGTTTGATGATAGGCGTTGGCAGTAGCCGCTGTGAAAACACGGTAGCGGCGGCGGGCAGCGGCGGGGTTTATTCAACACCGGAAGATATGCAACGTTGGATGCAGCAATTCTTAGCCTCGAATAGCAATGCACGTAAAAGCACAGCTAAACGCGAACAGGCGCTGTATTTCCAACGACGTGACCTAGTGTCCTTAAAAGGTATGGATGTTGCCGGCCAAGCCGATGCACTGGGGCTAGGCTGGGTCTATATGGCACCCAATGCTGACCTGCCGGGCATCATGCAAAAAACCGGCGGCGGTGGCGGATTTATTACTTATATGGCGATGATCCCCGAGAAGAATATTGGGGTTTTCGTCGTCGTCACCCGCACGCAACTGACAAAATTCACGAATATGAGTGATGGTGTCAATCAGTTGGTCGCTCAGTTAGCGAAGAATAGCTGA
- a CDS encoding MFS transporter has product MSKTITTRHTLAYGSANLLGSGALAISGAWLMYFYTTFCGLSVVEAATIFSIASILDAISNPIMGYITDNFYNTRLGRIFGRRRFFILLGIPLVLVYPMLWMSGFGFWYYLLTYALFELIYTSIMVPYETLATEMTTDFAKRSKLTGSKAIFGKVANFLAAFIPGQFIAIYGKDSATPFLYTGIAYGLIMCCAMIWLYSSSWERPASEVVRETTSSLGQALKKLCVDMASTFHLRIFRKHLGMYLFGFGAEWLFASAFTYFIIFGLGQDAALVSQLNSFSSIMQLISTAIFIGICVKMGFARPFRIALQVVIVSVIAYAALYFTGWSQTTTVIVLFCITAVFGLSTGGIYYIPWTVYTFLADVDEVLTGRRREGIYAGAMTFAGKMVRSIIVFAMGWTLSRFGFVSGQSSQPEIAVQAIVGVFAIGVISLALVAIYYTTQMKLDRKNHKILLEEIERIKNGGAMADIPAHARAVAEELTGWKYEQCWGNNPLGLKVSPSVPAKPVTES; this is encoded by the coding sequence ATGAGTAAAACGATAACAACACGGCATACATTGGCGTATGGGAGTGCCAATTTACTGGGGAGCGGAGCGCTGGCAATCAGCGGTGCTTGGCTGATGTATTTCTACACCACCTTTTGCGGATTATCTGTCGTAGAAGCAGCCACTATTTTTTCAATCGCCAGTATTCTCGATGCTATCAGTAACCCAATAATGGGCTATATCACTGATAACTTTTACAATACTCGGCTTGGTCGCATCTTCGGCCGTCGTCGCTTCTTTATCTTGCTGGGTATTCCGCTGGTATTGGTCTATCCAATGCTGTGGATGAGCGGGTTTGGTTTTTGGTACTACTTGCTGACCTACGCGCTGTTTGAATTGATTTACACCTCCATCATGGTGCCGTATGAAACATTGGCGACCGAGATGACAACGGATTTTGCCAAACGCTCAAAATTGACCGGTTCTAAAGCTATTTTCGGCAAAGTAGCTAACTTCCTCGCCGCCTTTATTCCCGGCCAATTCATTGCTATTTATGGTAAAGATTCGGCAACCCCTTTCCTCTATACCGGTATCGCCTACGGTTTGATTATGTGCTGCGCCATGATCTGGCTGTACAGCTCCTCCTGGGAGCGCCCTGCCAGCGAAGTCGTCAGGGAAACCACCAGCAGCTTAGGCCAAGCCTTGAAAAAACTGTGTGTGGATATGGCCTCCACTTTCCATCTGCGTATTTTCCGCAAACATCTGGGTATGTACCTGTTCGGGTTTGGTGCTGAATGGTTGTTCGCATCCGCATTCACCTATTTTATAATCTTTGGCCTGGGCCAAGATGCGGCTTTGGTTTCTCAGCTCAATAGTTTCAGTTCAATCATGCAGCTGATTTCTACGGCGATCTTTATCGGTATTTGCGTCAAAATGGGCTTTGCTCGCCCGTTCCGTATTGCCCTGCAAGTGGTGATTGTGAGTGTGATTGCCTATGCCGCACTCTACTTCACCGGCTGGTCTCAAACCACGACGGTCATTGTATTGTTCTGCATCACCGCCGTTTTCGGTTTAAGCACCGGCGGTATCTACTACATTCCATGGACGGTTTATACCTTCCTGGCCGATGTGGACGAAGTATTAACCGGCCGCCGTCGCGAGGGGATCTATGCGGGTGCCATGACGTTTGCCGGCAAAATGGTGCGCTCGATTATTGTCTTCGCCATGGGCTGGACACTCAGCCGCTTCGGTTTTGTTTCCGGCCAATCCAGCCAGCCAGAAATCGCGGTGCAAGCCATTGTCGGCGTCTTTGCTATTGGGGTTATCTCACTGGCGCTGGTGGCGATTTATTACACGACACAGATGAAACTCGACCGCAAAAATCACAAAATCCTGCTAGAAGAAATTGAGCGCATTAAAAATGGCGGGGCAATGGCAGATATCCCGGCCCATGCAAGGGCTGTAGCAGAAGAACTCACTGGCTGGAAGTATGAGCAGTGCTGGGGCAATAACCCACTGGGTCTGAAAGTGTCACCCAGTGTGCCCGCTAAACCAGTCACCGAAAGCTGA
- a CDS encoding MBL fold metallo-hydrolase has translation MAKKNPYYDASKPHHTEFGFQNLEPVVHHPQDLKRWREERKRQSLPKPPQQGYAQFVTDWWQAADFSGQQDALWWLGHATLLLRVSGKTVLFDPVLSSRASPLNFYGPARRTPVPAKVNQLPHIDVVVISHNHYDHLDVTTVTQLLRRFPDVIFLAPLGLKSWFLQHGARHVHELDWWDKHLAAEFEFHCVPARHWSMRTPWDRNQSLWSGWVVRRNAINFYFTGDTGYCPQLLTIGERLGPFNYAALPIGAYAPRWFMNAQHMDPQQSVQLFEQLQQPVTVPIHWGVFELADESLDEPPQQLKLALTEAGLAPDNFAALKIGARILLE, from the coding sequence ATGGCGAAGAAAAACCCTTATTATGATGCCAGCAAACCACACCACACCGAGTTTGGATTCCAGAATCTGGAGCCTGTTGTTCACCATCCCCAAGATTTGAAACGCTGGCGTGAAGAGCGCAAGCGCCAGTCGCTACCCAAACCTCCGCAGCAAGGGTATGCGCAGTTTGTGACTGACTGGTGGCAAGCGGCTGATTTTAGTGGTCAGCAAGATGCATTGTGGTGGTTAGGCCATGCCACATTATTATTGCGCGTGAGTGGCAAAACGGTTTTGTTTGATCCGGTGTTGTCGAGCCGTGCTTCGCCCCTCAATTTTTACGGGCCCGCGCGCAGAACCCCAGTACCTGCCAAGGTAAATCAATTGCCGCATATTGATGTGGTGGTGATTTCTCATAATCATTATGACCATTTGGATGTCACGACAGTCACCCAATTATTGCGCCGTTTCCCCGATGTGATTTTTTTAGCCCCGCTGGGGCTGAAAAGTTGGTTCCTGCAACATGGTGCGCGCCATGTTCACGAATTAGATTGGTGGGATAAACATTTGGCTGCTGAATTTGAGTTTCATTGTGTGCCCGCACGTCATTGGAGCATGCGCACACCTTGGGATCGTAACCAAAGTTTGTGGTCAGGCTGGGTGGTTAGGCGCAATGCAATTAATTTCTACTTTACTGGTGACACGGGGTATTGCCCACAATTGCTCACCATTGGCGAAAGATTGGGGCCATTTAACTATGCGGCATTGCCGATCGGTGCTTACGCCCCGCGTTGGTTTATGAATGCGCAGCATATGGACCCGCAGCAATCGGTTCAGTTATTTGAGCAACTACAGCAACCGGTGACGGTGCCGATTCACTGGGGAGTGTTTGAATTGGCTGATGAATCACTGGATGAGCCGCCGCAACAACTGAAACTGGCGTTAACGGAAGCTGGGTTAGCACCGGACAATTTTGCCGCACTTAAGATTGGTGCCCGGATACTGCTTGAGTAG